Part of the Rhodococcus sp. OK302 genome is shown below.
CCCGCGGCCCCGGCACCTACTTGAACAAGGGCCCGTCGATCACGGTCGCAAAGAACACCTCGACCACGACGCTGGATACGGTTCCTGCGGACACAAAGGTGGACCAAACGGTTCCGCTGAACGCCACCGTGACCGGCGGCGCCGACGGCGACATCGTCGAATTCTACGACGGCACAACGAAGATCGGCCAGGGCGCATTGGCCGCCGGCAAGACGACGTTCTCGTGGACGCCCACCACCAACGGTGTGCACAGCCTGACAGCGAAGTTCCTGGGCACGACGAAGGCCAACGAGTCGGTCTCGACAGCACAGAACGTCCCGGTCGCCCCTGCCGACGTCACCACCACCACGTCAGTGACCGGCCCGGCCGACGCGGTCGCAGGCACGGATATCACTCTGAACGTGCAGGTGTCACCGGCTCCGACCGGTGGAACCGTCCAGTTCAAGGACGGCGCCACTGATCTCGGCACCGCCGTCGCCCTTGACTCCGCCGGCCAGGGCTCCATCACACAGAAGTTGGCGGCGGGCACTCACAGCATCACCGCGGTATACGCCGGTTCAGCCCAGTTCCTTACCTCCACCTCCGCGGCGCACACCGTAACTGTGACAACGCCGGCTCAGGCCGATTCCGTGACGACCACGACCCTGACCCTTCCAAACAACGTGAAAACCGGTGTGGCCGTTAATCTATGGGCTGCAGTGAAGGCGCCGAACGGTGACCTGATTCCGTCGGGTGGACAGGTCACCTTCAAAGACGGCAGCACGTCGATCGGCACCGCGAACGTGATCGGCGGTGAGGCGAACGTACTCCACACCTTCGCCAGCGCAGGAACGCACAACATCACCGCCGAGTTCACCGGCGCAGCCGGATACCTGACGTCGGTCTCGCAGTCCGGCGCGCTCGTGGTGACGGATCCATCCTCCACCGACGAGGCCACCACCACTGCACTGACCGTGCCCTCCACCGCAACGAAGGGAACGGCAGTAGACCTGGTCGCGATCGTTTCTCCGACCCTGGCCGGCGGCACAGTGCAGTTCATGGACGGCGCCACGGCGATCGGTGTGCCAGTCACCGTGGTCGACGGAAAAGCAACCCTCTCGTACGCCTTCCCGAACGTCGGCGACCGCCACATCACCGCGGTCTACAGCGGTGAGACGGGACACCTGGGCTCGACCGCAGAATCACGCACGGTCACAGTCACCGACACCCCCGGCACCGGTGGCGGCAGCCTGGGATCACTTGGAAACATCTTCGGATCCTGAATATCCCTCCGCTGAAACCAGCGATATGACGCACTAACGCGTGTGGCCCCTGCCGAATTTCAGCAGGGGCCACACCCGTCTACACGCCAACGAAGACGACCAAGCTTCACCCAACCCCGGCCGGGCACATACCCCATCGCCAATGCCCCGCTCACCCCAATTGTCGCAATTCGACCGTAATTGCTGATCGATTGCGCTACCGTGATCCCGATCGATTAACTGGACGCTCGTCTAAGGCGCTCGCGTAGGCCGTTGCCGAGGCGCCCCAAGAAAGGGAACCATGAAGAAGAGCACCACCCTTCGCACAATCGGAAGCCTCAGCGCATTTGCCGTGGCCGCCGGATTCGCAGTCACGATCGGCAGCGGAATTGCAGCTGCGGCACCAGGCGAACTCACCTGGTCCGACCAATACAGCACCTTCACCCGCACCATCGACAACGTCACCCCCACCGGCGACGACACCATCACCGTCACCACCAAATGGACCCGCACCGACGCCAACTGGGAAAAGCTCAATTCGGTGAAGGATTTTCACCCGACCTGCCTGACCTACGTCCCGGGCTCCGCCAAAGTCACCGACAACGCCGGCGTCCACGCCATCGAGCCCTACGTCCAGACAGCCGCAGACTTCACTGCCGTCGACTTCGTCACCCTCGGCTACCAGCCAACCGCCAAGAAGGGCGTCGAAACCCCGATCCTGAGCATCCAGTACAAGGTCGGGAACGACTGTGCCCGCGACGTCACCCAGAACACCGGAATGTCCTACAGCGGCTCACGCGGCCCCGGCACCTACCTGAACAAGGGCCCGTCGATCACGGTCGCAAAGAACACCTCGACCACGACGCTGGATACGGTTCCTGCGGGCACAAAGGTGGACCAAACGGTTCCGCTGAACGCCACCGTGACCGGCGGCACCGACGGCGACATCGTCGAATTCTACGACGGCACAACCAAACTCGGCCAAGGCGCACTGGCCGCCGGCAAGGCGACGTTCTCGTGGACACCTACCACCAACGGTGTGCACAGCCTGACCGCGAAGTTCCTGAGCACGACGAAGGTCAACGAGTCGGTCTCGACAGCACAGAAAGTATCCGTGACAAGGGAGGACGGCACCGGCGGCGGCGGCGATACCGGCAGTGCCGGCGGTTCGCTGGGGACTATCCTCGGATCCCTGGGAAACATCTTCGGATCCTGAATACCCCTCCGCTGAACCAGCGATATGACGCACTAACGCGTGTGGCCCCTGCCGAATTTCAGCAGGGGCCACACCCGTCTACACGCCAACGAAGACGACCAAACTTCACCCAACCCCGGCCGAGCTCATACCCCATCGCAAATGCCCCACTCACCCCAATTACCGCAATTCGACCGCATTAGCTGACCGATTGCGCTACCTTAATCCAATAAATGGAACTGGACGCTCGTCTAGACCGCTCTTTCAGGGCTGTTGCCGAGGCGTCCCAAGAAAGGGAACCATGACGCAGAGCAACACCCGTCGCACAATCGGAAGCCTGGCGGCATTCGCCGTGGCCGCCGGATTCGCAGTCACCATCGGCACCGGAATGGCAGCTGCGGCACCAGGCGAACTCACCTGGTCCGACCAATACAGCACCTTCACCCGCACCATCGACAACGTCACCCCCACCGGCGACGACACCATCACCGTCACCACCAAGTGGACCCGCACCGACGCCAACTGGGAAAAGCTCAATTCGGTGAAGGACTACCACTCGACCTGCCTGGCCTACGTCCCGGGCTCCGCCAAAGTCACCGACAACGCCGGCGTCCACACCATCGAGCCCTACGTCCAAACCGCCGCAGACTTCACTGCCGTCGACTTCGTCGGCCTCGGCTACCAGCCGACCGCCAAGAAGGGCGTCGAAACCCCGATCCTGAGCATCCAGTACAAGGTCGGCTACAACTGCGACCGCGACACCACCCTGGCTACCGGCATGTCCTACAGCGGCTCACGCGGACCCGGCAGCTACCCCACCAAAGGCCCGTCGATCAAGGTCGCCAAGAACACCTCAACCACCGTCTTAGCCACAGTCCCCGCCGGCGTAAAGGTGGACCAAACTGTGCCGCTGAACGCAACCGTCACCGGCGGCATTGACGGAGACATCGTCGAATTCTACGACGGTACAACCAAACTCGGCCAGGGCACACTGGCCGCCGGCAAGGCGACGTTCGCCTGGTCGCCGGCACTGGGCGCACACAGCGTGACCGCGAAGTTCCTCGGCACCACCAAAGCCACCGAATCCGTCTCGGCAGCGCAGAACGTGACCGTATCCCCCGCTGATGTCACCACCACCACCACCGTCTCCGGTGACGCGACCGGTGTCGTCGGCACCAACGTCGCACTGAGCGCGAAGGTTTCACCCGCTCCCTCACTGGGCGGTACCGTCCAGTTCAAGGACGGCGCTACTAACATCGGTGGCCTCGTCGACCTCGACGCCCACGGCAACGCCGCCACCACGGTGCCGCTCGCTGCCGGCACCCACGCCATCACCGCAGTGTTCACCGGTGTCGGTGAATACCAGCCCTCGACCTCCACAGCACCGCACAACGTGACGGTCACCCCCGCCAACGTCGCCACCATCACCACAATCACCGGTGACACCACCGCAGTCACCGACACGGATGCTGTTCTGAACGTGCAGGTTTCACCCGTCCCCACCGGCGGCACCGTCCAGTTCAAGAACGGCACCACCAACATCGGTAACCCCGTCACCCTCGACGGCCAGGGCAAGGGCACGCTCACCACCAAGTTCGCCACCACCGGCGCCCAAAGCATCACCGCGGTCTACGAAGGCACCACCGGCTTCCTGACCTCTACCTCGGTCGCGCATAGCGTCGAGGTCTCGGCCCCCGTCGCCACCGACCAGGACACCACCACGACCGTGACTGGACCGGCCACCGCAGTCGAAAACACGGATGTCACTCTCGGCGTGCAGGTTTCACCCGTCCCCACCGGCGGCACCGTCCAGTTCAAGAACGGCACCACCAACATCGGTAACCCCGTCACCCTCGACGGCCAGGGCAAGGGCACGCTCACCACCAAGTTCGCCACCACCGGCGCCCAAAGCATCACCGCCGTCTACGAAGGCACCACAGGCTTCCTGACCTCTACCTCGGTCGCGCATAGCGTCGAGGTCTCGGCCCCCGTCGCCACCGACCAGGACACCACCACGACCGTGACCGGACCGGCCACCGCAGTCGAAAACACGGATGTCACTCTCGGCGTGCAGGTTTCGCCCGTCCCCACCGGCGGCACCGTCCAGTTCAAGAACGGCACCACCAACATCGGTAACCCCGTCACCCTCGACGGCCAGGGCAAGGGTTCGATCACTACCAAGTTCGCCACCACCGGCGCCCAAAGCATCACCGCGGTCTACGAAGGCACCACCGGCTTCCTGACCTCTACCTCGGTCGCGCATAGCGTCGAGGTCTCGGCCCCCGTCGCCACCGACCAGGACACCACCACGACCGTGACCGGACCGGCCACCGCAGTCGAAAACACGGATGTCACTCTCGGCGTGCAGGTTTCACCCGTCCCCACCGGCGGCACCGTCCAGTTCAAGAACGGCACCACCAACATCGGTAACCCCGTCACCCTCGACGGCCAGGGCAAGGGCACGCTCACTACCAAGTTCGCCACCACCGGCGCCCAAAGCATCACCGCCGTCTACGAAGGCACCACCGGCTTCCTCACCTCCACCTCCACACCGCACACCATCACCGTGACCGCGACTCCGGCCGAAACCACCACCACGGTCATCAAGGTTCCGGCCACGGCAACAACAGGAGTCGAAGTAAATCTCGACGCGACCATCTCCCCGGCCTCGACCGGAGGAACCGTCCAGTTCATGGACGGCAACAAGAAGATCGGTGATCCGGTCGCAGTGGTCAACGGCAAGGCAACGCTCAAGCACATCTTCACGAGCGCCGACACCCACAACATCACCGCGATCTACAGCGACGCCACAGGTCAGGCCATCTCGACCTCCGAGATCCGCACGGTCACAGTCACCGACACCCCCGGCGGCGGTAACACAGGCAGCCTCGGTTCGCTGGGGAACATCTTCGGATCCCTGGGAAACATCTTCGGATCCTGATCCCACGTACCACCTGACGCACTCCGGGTGTGGCCCCTGCCGAACATCGGCAGGGGCCACACCCGAATTTGTCGTAAAGCGAATTCATATTCGTTTGTCAGGTAATTCGGGAAGCAAGAATTATTCGGATCCAAAAAATTTCGTTGTCAAGGCAAATGAAATGAAGCCCAGGAATCATTTCGTGATCACCCTCCCCGTCGCGCAAAGGCTCCACTGACAGGACAGGAACGCAGCTCAGACGGGATTACGGTGCGCTCTGAGCGCGGTAAATCAGCCCCCGGATCGGGGAAATTACTTCAAATACTTCCGTATCTGACAATTCCCCTGATATCAACGCCGCAATGCGTTACTTTTGTCCGTGTTGTCAAGTTGGACAAACGTCCGAAACCTTCGATGAGAGGGAAGCATGGCCCAGAGCACCGCCCACAAGTTCACAGGATCAGAGGAACGTCCATGATGTATCGAGTATCACGACGCGGCGTCGCCGCCGGCGCGGCCACCGCGCTTGCGATAGGCACACTGACCGTCTTCGGCACCAGCGTCGCCGACGCCGCCCCCATCGTGCGCGACTGGGCCGACGGAAAAACCAGCTTCAACCGCACCATCAGCAACGGCACCCCTGGCGTCGGCGAAACCATCAACGTCACCACCAAATGGCGACGCACCGACAACGTCACAGAAACCATCAACTGGGCCACGGATGTGAACCCGCCCTGCCTGACCTATGTCCCCGGCTCCGCCAAGATCAACGGCAACCCGGTCACTCCCGCAGTCAACCCCAACCGCGGTGGCACACCGCCCTCCGGCACCGTCGCCGTCAGCGGGCTCACCTTGGTCAACGCACCGGGCACCAACAACCCCTCCTACAGCGTGGACTACATAGTCGGCGCCAACTGCGCCCTCGGCACCACCTTGCAGACCGGCATGGACTACGGCGGCGACCGCGGCGCCGGCTACTACGGGTTCGGCGGCCCCAACATCACCGCCGGCAAAGGCAACCCCACCACCACCCTCTCCCCCGTCACCGGCGCCAAGATCGGCCAGTCGACTACCCTAACCGCCAACGTCACCGGCGGCGGCAGCGCAACGGGCAACCCCGTCGAGTTCTACGACGGCGCCACCAAGATCGGCCAGGGCAACCTCGGCGCCGCCGGCAACGTCACCACCGCCTGGACCCCGACCACTGCGGGCGCGCATGCCCTGACCGCGAGGTTCCTCGGTACGGCGCTCGCGAACCAGTCGGTCTCGGCAGTGCAGAACGTCACGGTCACCCCGGCTGACGTCACC
Proteins encoded:
- a CDS encoding Ig-like domain-containing protein codes for the protein MTQSNTLRTIGSLSAFAVAAGFAVTIGTGMASAAPGEITWTDQYSTFTRTIDNAAPTGDDTVTVTTKWTRTDANWEKLNWVKDFHPTCLTYVPGSAKVTDNAGVHTIEPYVQPAADFTAVDFTSLGYQPTAKKGVETPILSIQYKVGYDCDRDVAQNTGMAYNGSRGPGTYLNKGPSITVAKNTSTTTLDTVPADTKVDQTVPLNATVTGGADGDIVEFYDGTTKIGQGALAAGKTTFSWTPTTNGVHSLTAKFLGTTKANESVSTAQNVPVAPADVTTTTSVTGPADAVAGTDITLNVQVSPAPTGGTVQFKDGATDLGTAVALDSAGQGSITQKLAAGTHSITAVYAGSAQFLTSTSAAHTVTVTTPAQADSVTTTTLTLPNNVKTGVAVNLWAAVKAPNGDLIPSGGQVTFKDGSTSIGTANVIGGEANVLHTFASAGTHNITAEFTGAAGYLTSVSQSGALVVTDPSSTDEATTTALTVPSTATKGTAVDLVAIVSPTLAGGTVQFMDGATAIGVPVTVVDGKATLSYAFPNVGDRHITAVYSGETGHLGSTAESRTVTVTDTPGTGGGSLGSLGNIFGS
- a CDS encoding Ig-like domain-containing protein, coding for MKKSTTLRTIGSLSAFAVAAGFAVTIGSGIAAAAPGELTWSDQYSTFTRTIDNVTPTGDDTITVTTKWTRTDANWEKLNSVKDFHPTCLTYVPGSAKVTDNAGVHAIEPYVQTAADFTAVDFVTLGYQPTAKKGVETPILSIQYKVGNDCARDVTQNTGMSYSGSRGPGTYLNKGPSITVAKNTSTTTLDTVPAGTKVDQTVPLNATVTGGTDGDIVEFYDGTTKLGQGALAAGKATFSWTPTTNGVHSLTAKFLSTTKVNESVSTAQKVSVTREDGTGGGGDTGSAGGSLGTILGSLGNIFGS
- a CDS encoding Ig-like domain-containing protein, whose translation is MTQSNTRRTIGSLAAFAVAAGFAVTIGTGMAAAAPGELTWSDQYSTFTRTIDNVTPTGDDTITVTTKWTRTDANWEKLNSVKDYHSTCLAYVPGSAKVTDNAGVHTIEPYVQTAADFTAVDFVGLGYQPTAKKGVETPILSIQYKVGYNCDRDTTLATGMSYSGSRGPGSYPTKGPSIKVAKNTSTTVLATVPAGVKVDQTVPLNATVTGGIDGDIVEFYDGTTKLGQGTLAAGKATFAWSPALGAHSVTAKFLGTTKATESVSAAQNVTVSPADVTTTTTVSGDATGVVGTNVALSAKVSPAPSLGGTVQFKDGATNIGGLVDLDAHGNAATTVPLAAGTHAITAVFTGVGEYQPSTSTAPHNVTVTPANVATITTITGDTTAVTDTDAVLNVQVSPVPTGGTVQFKNGTTNIGNPVTLDGQGKGTLTTKFATTGAQSITAVYEGTTGFLTSTSVAHSVEVSAPVATDQDTTTTVTGPATAVENTDVTLGVQVSPVPTGGTVQFKNGTTNIGNPVTLDGQGKGTLTTKFATTGAQSITAVYEGTTGFLTSTSVAHSVEVSAPVATDQDTTTTVTGPATAVENTDVTLGVQVSPVPTGGTVQFKNGTTNIGNPVTLDGQGKGSITTKFATTGAQSITAVYEGTTGFLTSTSVAHSVEVSAPVATDQDTTTTVTGPATAVENTDVTLGVQVSPVPTGGTVQFKNGTTNIGNPVTLDGQGKGTLTTKFATTGAQSITAVYEGTTGFLTSTSTPHTITVTATPAETTTTVIKVPATATTGVEVNLDATISPASTGGTVQFMDGNKKIGDPVAVVNGKATLKHIFTSADTHNITAIYSDATGQAISTSEIRTVTVTDTPGGGNTGSLGSLGNIFGSLGNIFGS